The Synechococcus sp. MU1617 genome window below encodes:
- a CDS encoding YkvA family protein: MTDHAARTTVEADVLEREVIDETLLRRLLQRAGRGLAAPALEALELMLDPETPSAARLTMLAALSYLLMPADLIPDLLPVAGFSDDLVALTAMVGLWSNHVTPAIRMRARRKLDRWFPLAH; this comes from the coding sequence ATGACTGACCATGCTGCGCGTACCACCGTTGAAGCCGACGTGCTTGAACGGGAGGTGATCGACGAAACCCTGCTGCGGCGCCTGTTGCAACGGGCCGGCAGAGGTCTTGCCGCCCCAGCCCTGGAAGCCCTGGAGTTGATGCTTGACCCCGAGACACCCTCAGCCGCACGGCTGACGATGCTCGCTGCCCTGAGCTACCTCCTGATGCCAGCCGACCTGATTCCAGACCTGCTGCCGGTGGCCGGTTTCAGTGATGATCTGGTGGCGCTTACGGCCATGGTTGGTTTGTGGAGCAATCACGTCACTCCAGCAATCCGGATGCGGGCTCGACGCAAACTGGATCGCTGGTTTCCCCTGGCGCACTGA
- a CDS encoding sigma-70 family RNA polymerase sigma factor, with the protein MTSSLSAFLGEIGRHQLLTPEQELMMGRKVQAMVAITERCHLAGGSGPACEYSDEEKGVIRRGERAKNQMITSNLRLVVNLAKRYQGKGLDLLDLIQVGTLGLTRAVEKYDPTRGHRFSTYAYWWIRQGLNRALSTQSRTIRIPVNVNEKLTKLRAAKARLMQRNGLSPSGEQLAEFMEIPIAEVEDLLACELRSVTVSLQGVVKSKSDPSELVDVLPSEELPPMERAEIDERTASVWSLLAKANLTPKEHTVVTLRFGLDGTNEWRTLAEVARHMNCSREYCRQVVQRALRKLRKTGLQSGLVESTP; encoded by the coding sequence ATGACGAGTTCTCTGAGTGCTTTTCTCGGCGAAATTGGTCGCCATCAACTGCTCACTCCAGAGCAGGAACTCATGATGGGGAGAAAGGTTCAGGCGATGGTCGCCATCACAGAACGCTGTCATCTGGCTGGCGGCAGTGGCCCAGCCTGTGAGTACAGCGATGAAGAAAAAGGTGTGATTCGCCGTGGCGAACGGGCCAAAAATCAGATGATTACGTCCAACCTTCGTCTTGTTGTCAATCTAGCCAAGCGTTATCAGGGCAAAGGTCTGGATCTGCTCGATCTGATTCAGGTGGGAACCCTGGGCCTGACCCGTGCCGTCGAGAAATACGACCCCACCCGCGGCCATCGTTTCTCCACCTATGCCTACTGGTGGATTCGGCAGGGCCTGAACCGAGCGCTCTCCACCCAAAGCCGCACGATTCGCATTCCCGTGAATGTGAACGAAAAGCTCACCAAATTGCGGGCCGCCAAGGCACGCTTGATGCAGCGAAACGGCCTCAGCCCCAGCGGTGAACAACTGGCGGAGTTCATGGAGATCCCCATCGCTGAGGTGGAAGATCTGCTGGCCTGTGAACTGCGCAGCGTCACCGTGAGCCTGCAGGGTGTTGTGAAATCAAAATCGGATCCCTCCGAGCTGGTGGATGTGCTGCCCAGCGAGGAGCTACCGCCGATGGAACGGGCCGAGATCGATGAACGCACCGCATCGGTCTGGTCCTTGCTGGCCAAAGCCAATCTCACCCCGAAAGAACACACCGTCGTAACCCTGCGCTTTGGGCTGGATGGCACCAACGAATGGCGCACTCTCGCTGAAGTGGCTCGCCATATGAACTGTTCACGGGAGTATTGCCGTCAGGTGGTGCAGCGGGCCCTGCGCAAACTGCGCAAGACGGGACTTCAGAGCGGACTCGTGGAATCCACACCCTGA